A section of the Clostridium felsineum DSM 794 genome encodes:
- a CDS encoding gluconeogenesis factor YvcK family protein, translating to MKFIDWIKPGIKLKRWIMLGGMGVLFISFALAELITKGSYYNLYYKAFYIFLIMVGAFILYISLTQGMKSVISLINKGYLNVSLDSRKLGNLIYEKRLLVKGPKIVAIGGGTGLSTLLRGLKYYTSNITAVVTVADDGGGSGALREDLGILPPGDIRNCILALSDTEPLMEDLLQYRFKDGRLKNQSFGNLFLAAMDGISTNFEEAVHKMSSVLAVTGKVLPVTLDNVILKAKLKNGVVVEGESNIPEQAIMYESPIEKIFIDPENARALHETVQAIKEADAIVLGPGSLFTSVIPNLLVRDIGNALLKTKALKLYVSNIMTQPGETDNFSVADHINAITKHVGGRVVDYTLVNNGTVSEELKKKYFEKTSELVKIDKDELDKIGVGIVEGNFIKIKDGFVRHDSDEIAKILVETIMDKKLFYDRKKIIEYFYLSQRLKENRKLEKENRGN from the coding sequence ATGAAGTTTATTGATTGGATAAAGCCTGGTATTAAGCTTAAAAGGTGGATTATGCTAGGAGGAATGGGAGTATTATTTATTTCCTTTGCCCTAGCAGAATTGATTACTAAGGGAAGTTACTACAATTTATACTATAAAGCCTTTTATATATTTTTAATAATGGTTGGGGCATTTATCCTTTATATTTCTCTAACACAAGGTATGAAATCAGTTATATCCTTGATAAATAAGGGGTATTTAAATGTATCCTTGGATTCAAGGAAGCTTGGAAATCTTATATATGAAAAAAGACTTCTTGTTAAAGGTCCTAAAATAGTTGCAATTGGAGGAGGAACAGGTTTATCAACTCTTTTAAGAGGTCTTAAATACTATACCTCCAATATAACAGCAGTGGTTACAGTAGCGGATGATGGAGGTGGTTCAGGAGCACTTAGAGAAGATCTAGGAATACTACCTCCCGGAGATATAAGAAACTGTATTTTGGCATTATCAGATACTGAGCCGTTAATGGAAGATTTACTTCAGTATAGGTTTAAAGATGGAAGACTTAAGAATCAAAGTTTTGGAAACTTATTTCTTGCTGCAATGGATGGAATATCAACTAACTTTGAGGAAGCAGTTCATAAGATGAGTTCAGTTCTTGCAGTTACAGGTAAAGTACTTCCTGTAACATTAGATAATGTGATTTTAAAAGCAAAGCTTAAAAATGGTGTTGTTGTAGAGGGAGAATCCAATATACCAGAACAGGCTATTATGTATGAAAGTCCAATAGAAAAAATATTTATAGATCCTGAAAATGCAAGAGCACTTCATGAAACAGTTCAGGCAATCAAAGAGGCAGATGCTATAGTACTAGGACCTGGTAGTTTATTCACTAGTGTTATACCTAATCTTTTGGTAAGGGATATAGGCAACGCTCTATTAAAGACAAAAGCATTAAAGCTTTATGTTTCCAATATCATGACTCAGCCAGGAGAAACAGATAATTTTTCGGTAGCAGATCATATAAATGCTATAACAAAACATGTCGGAGGCAGAGTGGTGGACTATACACTTGTAAACAACGGTACTGTTAGTGAGGAATTAAAGAAAAAGTATTTTGAAAAAACTTCTGAGCTTGTAAAAATAGATAAAGATGAACTAGATAAAATTGGTGTTGGAATAGTAGAGGGAAACTTTATTAAAATAAAAGATGGATTTGTTAGACATGACTCAGATGAAATTGCAAAAATTTTAGTGGAAACCATAATGGATAAGAAATTATTCTATGATAGAAAGAAGATAATAGAATACTTCTATTTATCACAAAGACTTAAAGAAAATAGAAAATTAGAAAAAGAAAACAGGGGTAATTAA
- the rapZ gene encoding RNase adapter RapZ, which translates to MRFVIVTGLSGAGKTQAIRSLEDLGYFCIDNLPPALIPKFAQICYETESKINKIALVIDIRGGEFFDNLSESLKYLKESGYKYEILFLDADNEVLIKRFKESRRKHPLAPNGRILNGIQLERRKLKAIYGMASNVIDTSKLATRELREKINSIYQEEGQIESKLIVTVVSFGFKYGIPVDSDLVFDVRFLPNPFYIPELKRFSGIEEPVRDYVMSFDQTKEFVNRIEELLKFLIPNYLKEGKRQLIVSIGCTGGRHRSVTIANEIYERLKNDGETVNIDHRDIDEDINKGGKKL; encoded by the coding sequence ATGAGATTTGTTATTGTTACAGGCTTGTCAGGTGCAGGGAAAACACAGGCAATAAGAAGCCTTGAGGATCTTGGATATTTTTGCATTGATAATTTACCTCCAGCGTTAATACCTAAGTTTGCACAGATATGTTATGAAACTGAAAGCAAAATTAACAAGATAGCGCTTGTTATTGATATAAGAGGAGGAGAATTTTTTGATAATCTTTCTGAAAGTTTAAAATACCTTAAGGAATCAGGATATAAATATGAAATTTTATTTTTAGACGCAGATAATGAGGTTTTAATAAAAAGATTTAAAGAATCAAGAAGAAAGCATCCACTAGCACCAAATGGAAGAATATTAAATGGAATACAGCTTGAACGTAGAAAACTTAAAGCTATATATGGTATGGCAAGTAATGTTATAGATACTTCCAAATTAGCGACAAGGGAATTGAGAGAAAAAATAAACTCAATTTATCAAGAAGAAGGTCAAATCGAAAGCAAACTTATTGTAACTGTGGTATCCTTTGGCTTTAAATATGGAATTCCAGTAGATTCAGATTTAGTATTTGATGTTAGATTTTTACCAAATCCATTCTATATACCAGAACTAAAACGCTTTTCTGGAATAGAAGAGCCAGTTAGAGATTATGTTATGTCTTTTGATCAAACTAAAGAATTCGTTAATAGAATAGAAGAATTATTGAAATTTTTAATTCCTAACTATTTGAAGGAAGGTAAAAGACAACTCATAGTTTCTATAGGATGTACAGGTGGAAGACATCGTTCTGTTACCATTGCAAATGAAATCTATGAAAGACTTAAAAATGATGGTGAAACAGTGAATATAGATCATAGAGATATCGATGAGGATATTAATAAAGGTGGTAAAAAACTATGA
- the murB gene encoding UDP-N-acetylmuramate dehydrogenase — MDYFQDFIAALKGIIKKDNLQIDVPMKNHTSFKVGGPVDVLVMPEKYEEISKTIELCEKYDVNYYILGNGSNLLVKDGGIRGVAIKLLKLNKLQIGNNKIIAGCGVPLGYLSRKARDKSLTGLEFACGIPGSVGGAVAMNAGAYNGEISNVVESVLVIDNKGKMRRISKNELEFGYRTSAILKHKYIALEVSFNLDSGDKEKIGSRIDDLMRRRIEKQPLEYPSAGSTFKRPVGHFAAKLIEDSGLKGKGIGGAQVSDKHSGFIINKNNATAKDILELISFVQRTVKTKFNVELDTEVRIIGEDK; from the coding sequence ATGGATTACTTTCAAGATTTTATAGCAGCATTAAAAGGTATTATAAAAAAGGATAATCTTCAGATTGATGTTCCAATGAAAAATCACACTTCTTTCAAGGTTGGTGGACCTGTAGATGTTTTAGTGATGCCAGAAAAATATGAAGAAATAAGTAAAACAATAGAACTTTGTGAAAAATATGATGTTAACTATTATATACTTGGAAATGGCTCTAATCTTCTTGTTAAAGATGGAGGCATAAGAGGAGTAGCTATAAAATTATTAAAATTAAATAAATTACAAATTGGTAATAATAAAATTATTGCAGGCTGTGGAGTACCACTTGGATACCTAAGCAGGAAGGCTAGAGATAAATCGCTTACAGGACTTGAATTTGCATGTGGCATACCAGGTAGCGTTGGAGGAGCAGTTGCAATGAATGCTGGGGCATACAATGGAGAAATTTCGAATGTAGTTGAAAGCGTTCTTGTTATAGATAACAAAGGTAAAATGAGAAGAATTAGCAAGAATGAGCTTGAATTTGGATATAGAACAAGTGCTATATTAAAGCATAAATATATAGCTTTAGAGGTTTCTTTTAACTTAGATAGTGGAGATAAAGAAAAGATAGGTAGTAGAATTGATGATTTAATGAGGAGAAGAATTGAAAAACAACCTTTGGAGTACCCTTCTGCTGGAAGTACTTTTAAAAGACCTGTTGGACATTTTGCAGCTAAACTTATAGAAGACAGTGGACTTAAGGGTAAAGGTATAGGAGGAGCACAAGTATCTGATAAACATTCTGGATTTATTATAAATAAAAATAATGCAACAGCAAAAGATATATTAGAACTAATAAGTTTTGTACAGCGTACAGTAAAAACAAAATTTAATGTTGAACTAGATACAGAAGTTAGAATTATAGGAGAAGATAAATAA
- a CDS encoding phosphatase has protein sequence MKYLIDLHTHTIVSGHAYTTLLENIKQASEVGIKIMGTSEHGPKMPGAPHIWYFGNMDKIPREVYGVTVLKGCEANILNINGELDIPEIIQNKLDYIIASLHDVCIEPGDKEYNTTAVLNAMDNPNIDILGHLGNPVYPIDIDAIVDKAKEKNILIEINNGSLSGSREGSYDNCIKIAQACKEKGVRVILGTDSHISFTIGNFDKVKELVDSAKMPEELIMNTNEKKIVEYLKGKGKLENFNLE, from the coding sequence TTGAAATACCTTATTGATTTACATACGCATACTATAGTAAGTGGGCATGCATATACCACTTTACTTGAAAATATAAAACAAGCATCTGAAGTAGGAATAAAAATAATGGGAACTTCAGAACATGGACCTAAAATGCCGGGAGCACCCCATATATGGTATTTTGGAAACATGGATAAGATACCAAGAGAAGTTTATGGTGTTACAGTATTAAAAGGCTGTGAGGCTAATATTTTAAATATTAATGGGGAGCTAGATATTCCTGAAATTATACAGAATAAACTTGATTACATTATTGCAAGCTTACATGATGTTTGTATTGAACCAGGTGATAAAGAATATAATACAACAGCAGTATTAAATGCTATGGATAATCCTAATATAGATATTTTAGGACATCTAGGTAATCCAGTTTACCCTATAGACATAGACGCTATAGTTGATAAAGCTAAAGAAAAAAATATACTTATAGAAATAAATAATGGTTCGTTAAGTGGCTCTAGAGAAGGAAGCTATGATAACTGCATAAAAATAGCACAAGCTTGCAAAGAAAAAGGAGTAAGAGTAATTCTTGGGACGGATTCTCATATAAGTTTTACTATAGGAAACTTTGATAAAGTAAAAGAGCTAGTGGATAGTGCAAAAATGCCAGAAGAACTTATTATGAATACAAATGAGAAAAAAATAGTTGAATATTTAAAAGGTAAAGGTAAACTTGAGAATTTTAATCTTGAATAA
- the uvrC gene encoding excinuclease ABC subunit UvrC, with protein sequence MFDFEYQLKTLPDKPGVYIMKNSLGEVIYVGKAKILKNRVRQYFRSSKNHSEKVKAMVKNISEFEYIVTDSEIEALILECNLIKKYKPRYNILLKDDKHYPFIKVTTNEDFPRIIVTRNMVKDGAKYFGPYPDVSAVHETVELMRKIFPIRTCKKYIKEDGEKVRPCLNYHIKRCKAPCAGYISKEEYGKIIKKAIGLITGRDNNIIRELKDEMEKASIELEFEKAAEIRDKMLAAQKVTEKQKIIIGNFENEDYISAYSDEKDTCVQVFFLRSGKIVGREHFMFENTQGETEGDIIGEFIKEFYSGTAYVPKSIYVSAVEDLKLLENWLTMKRGSKVEVKIPQKGEKKDIIEMVRRNSKITLEKFKIKLLSDKRLNENILIEMTEVIGLEEVPHRIEAYDISNIQGVDSVGSMIVFEDGKPKNSDYRRFKIKTVKGANDYDSMREILTRRFKHGLEEVNSIVDKNLPLSAGKFCVFPDLILMDGGKGQVNIALEVLKEFNIDIPVCGMVKDDRHNTRGIIYNNNEINIKSNRKIINFVTRVQDEVHRFAITYHRSLRDKRVLHSVLDDIPYVGDKRRKALLKTFGSIDNIKKATYEELIKTPSIDKKAAESIVSYFRGRKGE encoded by the coding sequence ATGTTTGATTTTGAGTATCAGTTAAAAACTCTTCCGGATAAACCTGGAGTTTACATAATGAAAAATTCTCTTGGAGAAGTAATATATGTTGGAAAAGCAAAAATACTAAAAAATAGGGTTAGGCAATATTTTAGAAGTTCTAAAAATCATTCTGAAAAAGTAAAAGCAATGGTTAAGAATATTTCTGAATTTGAATATATAGTTACAGATTCTGAAATTGAAGCTCTGATTTTAGAATGTAATCTAATAAAAAAGTATAAACCCCGTTATAATATTTTGTTAAAGGATGATAAGCATTATCCATTCATAAAGGTAACTACGAATGAAGATTTTCCTAGAATTATTGTTACTAGAAATATGGTTAAGGATGGTGCTAAATATTTTGGACCTTATCCAGATGTTTCAGCAGTACATGAAACAGTAGAGCTAATGAGAAAAATTTTTCCTATAAGAACCTGCAAAAAGTATATAAAAGAAGATGGAGAAAAAGTAAGACCTTGCCTTAATTACCATATAAAAAGATGTAAAGCTCCATGTGCAGGCTATATAAGTAAAGAAGAGTATGGTAAAATAATAAAAAAAGCTATTGGACTTATAACAGGAAGAGATAATAATATAATAAGAGAATTAAAAGATGAGATGGAAAAGGCTTCTATAGAACTAGAATTTGAAAAAGCAGCGGAAATCAGAGATAAGATGCTAGCTGCGCAAAAGGTAACAGAAAAACAAAAAATAATAATAGGAAATTTTGAAAACGAGGATTATATAAGTGCGTATAGCGATGAAAAGGATACATGTGTTCAAGTATTCTTTTTAAGATCAGGAAAAATTGTTGGAAGAGAACATTTTATGTTTGAAAATACTCAAGGAGAAACAGAGGGTGACATAATAGGGGAATTTATAAAAGAATTTTATAGTGGAACGGCATATGTTCCTAAGAGTATATATGTTTCTGCTGTAGAGGATTTGAAACTTTTAGAGAATTGGCTTACAATGAAAAGAGGTTCAAAGGTTGAAGTTAAAATTCCGCAAAAGGGAGAAAAGAAAGATATAATTGAGATGGTTAGAAGAAATTCTAAAATCACCCTAGAAAAATTTAAAATAAAGCTTTTGAGTGATAAAAGGTTAAATGAAAACATACTTATAGAAATGACAGAGGTTATTGGACTTGAAGAGGTTCCACATAGAATAGAGGCTTACGATATTTCAAATATTCAAGGAGTGGATTCCGTTGGTTCTATGATTGTGTTTGAAGACGGAAAACCTAAGAATAGTGACTATAGACGTTTTAAAATTAAAACAGTAAAAGGTGCCAATGATTATGACAGTATGCGAGAAATTTTGACACGAAGATTTAAACATGGGTTAGAGGAGGTTAATTCTATAGTTGATAAAAACCTCCCACTTAGTGCGGGTAAGTTTTGTGTCTTTCCTGATCTTATACTTATGGATGGAGGAAAAGGTCAAGTAAATATAGCGCTTGAGGTACTTAAAGAGTTTAATATAGATATTCCTGTATGTGGTATGGTTAAGGACGATAGGCATAATACTAGAGGTATTATATATAACAACAATGAAATAAACATAAAATCCAATAGAAAAATAATTAATTTTGTTACTAGAGTTCAGGATGAGGTACATAGATTTGCAATTACATATCATCGAAGTCTTAGAGATAAGAGAGTTCTTCATTCTGTACTTGACGATATCCCTTATGTAGGGGATAAAAGAAGAAAGGCATTATTAAAGACCTTTGGAAGTATAGACAATATTAAAAAGGCAACATATGAAGAACTCATCAAGACACCTTCTATAGACAAAAAAGCTGCAGAAAGTATTGTTAGTTATTTTAGGGGAAGAAAGGGAGAGTGA
- a CDS encoding metal-dependent hydrolase — translation MTGKTHAGIGAAVGVALATKLPGGFNAVGMGLIITASLLPDIDHPKSILNKYILPIRSKFIKTLVYSSFGALIIFLNYRRLHIFMLYILGALLFLIALSSHRNGLMHSLAGMIVCTVLVGYVANKYNMHVIIYYFMAGYTLHLLCDMSTSRGIPLLYPFKKKNYKFSCTFSVGSTKGKLIETLLTILSLLYIIYRLPAIFGT, via the coding sequence ATGACAGGAAAAACTCATGCTGGAATTGGTGCGGCAGTGGGAGTAGCGTTAGCTACAAAGTTGCCAGGAGGATTTAATGCAGTAGGTATGGGGCTTATTATTACAGCCTCATTACTTCCTGACATTGATCATCCTAAAAGTATATTAAATAAATACATATTGCCTATAAGAAGCAAATTTATAAAGACTCTCGTTTACAGTTCTTTTGGAGCTCTTATCATATTTTTAAACTACCGTAGATTACATATATTTATGCTTTATATTCTCGGCGCTCTTCTTTTTTTGATTGCTCTTTCCTCACATAGAAACGGTCTTATGCATAGTTTAGCAGGAATGATAGTTTGTACTGTTTTGGTTGGATATGTTGCAAATAAATATAACATGCATGTTATCATATACTATTTTATGGCCGGTTATACACTACATCTCTTATGCGATATGAGTACCTCAAGAGGTATACCGCTTTTATATCCTTTTAAGAAAAAAAATTATAAATTTTCATGTACTTTTAGTGTTGGTTCAACAAAGGGTAAATTAATTGAAACGCTTTTGACAATACTAAGTTTACTATACATAATATATAGACTTCCAGCTATCTTTGGAACCTAA
- a CDS encoding peptidoglycan D,D-transpeptidase FtsI family protein: MNNISSSIKKVLFIFLVIFFVTISYITYFELIVSPKIVNNTDNKRLWAKRNEVLRGTIYDRNKKPLTKSERVNTLTQKREYTGGEVFSHILGYVNPQYGITGLENKYDQYLMGAEDETIGQYLTKLIKNKGKVSEEDKRGEDLVTTLDYNVQQTAYNLLGDNKGAVVVLNPKTGEILASVSKPSYDPNADALKANWSTLNSDPNRPLLNRAVSGLYPPGSTFKTITATSALQNIPGIQSMTFDDPGVLTFNSRESLRDFEGESFGEIGFKRAYVLSSNVVFGKIGLQLGNDKLRQTAEAFYFNKDIPCDGIVIDKSKFPTLKSYEKGNMAQSAIGQASVLATPMQMALVASTVANNGVMMKPHVVNEIISPNGDKIKTFDPESIGTVMSKDNAATMKDLMKTVVEDGTGINAAIDGVQVSGKTGTADHKENGKDAPPHSWFIGFAPYDNPQVAIAVIVEDGGQGGKAAATIASKVIQTALPK, translated from the coding sequence GTGAATAATATTTCTAGTAGTATAAAAAAAGTACTTTTTATTTTTCTTGTTATATTTTTTGTTACTATATCTTATATAACTTATTTTGAATTAATAGTTTCACCTAAAATAGTTAATAATACAGATAATAAAAGATTGTGGGCAAAAAGAAATGAAGTTCTAAGAGGAACTATATATGATAGAAATAAAAAACCATTAACAAAAAGTGAAAGAGTAAATACGTTGACGCAAAAAAGAGAATACACAGGAGGAGAAGTATTTTCTCATATACTTGGATATGTTAATCCACAATACGGAATAACAGGACTTGAAAATAAATATGACCAGTATCTAATGGGAGCTGAGGACGAAACGATAGGACAGTATCTTACAAAGCTTATAAAGAATAAGGGTAAGGTTTCTGAGGAAGATAAACGGGGTGAGGATCTTGTTACAACCCTTGATTATAATGTACAGCAAACAGCTTACAATCTTTTAGGAGATAACAAAGGCGCAGTTGTAGTACTTAATCCAAAGACTGGTGAAATATTGGCATCCGTTTCTAAGCCATCCTATGACCCAAATGCTGATGCACTTAAAGCAAATTGGTCTACACTTAATAGTGATCCTAATAGACCTCTTTTAAATAGAGCAGTATCTGGTTTATATCCACCAGGATCTACATTTAAAACAATAACTGCTACAAGTGCTCTTCAGAATATACCAGGAATTCAAAGTATGACTTTTGATGATCCGGGTGTACTTACATTTAACTCAAGAGAGTCTTTAAGAGATTTTGAAGGAGAGTCCTTTGGAGAAATAGGATTTAAAAGAGCATATGTTTTATCAAGTAACGTAGTTTTTGGTAAAATTGGACTTCAACTTGGAAATGATAAGTTGAGGCAAACAGCAGAAGCCTTTTATTTTAACAAAGACATTCCTTGTGATGGAATTGTAATTGATAAAAGTAAATTTCCAACATTGAAAAGCTATGAAAAAGGTAATATGGCTCAGAGTGCTATAGGTCAAGCAAGCGTATTAGCTACACCAATGCAAATGGCGCTTGTAGCTAGTACGGTTGCTAATAATGGAGTAATGATGAAGCCTCATGTTGTAAATGAGATAATATCTCCAAATGGTGATAAAATAAAAACTTTTGATCCGGAAAGCATAGGAACTGTAATGTCTAAGGATAATGCCGCTACAATGAAGGATTTAATGAAAACAGTTGTAGAAGATGGTACAGGTATAAATGCCGCTATTGATGGAGTGCAGGTTTCAGGAAAAACAGGTACAGCTGATCATAAGGAAAATGGAAAAGATGCACCACCACATTCATGGTTCATAGGTTTTGCTCCTTATGATAATCCTCAAGTTGCAATAGCAGTAATAGTAGAGGATGGAGGCCAGGGAGGAAAAGCAGCGGCAACAATTGCATCTAAAGTAATCCAAACGGCTCTTCCTAAATAA
- a CDS encoding FtsW/RodA/SpoVE family cell cycle protein — protein MNSSLKDEKKLLRYTYFFCLICFLNISLLKDPFDVGSLVMFGVICFLMGYSHFILRKFFPDGDKYLLIFACILSSIGIVILYRLNPTYAVKQIVWFIAGIAVFILIVVLLPELKKYDKYKYVYMVICLIFMAMATFKGTEKNGSRNWVYIGSLGFQPSEFGKIFFVAYLAAALKKYKNFKQLIEPAFVVMVSLGFMVLQNDLGSALLFFVISITMLYIATGKKKYIVVCFILFAIGAVISYKLFAHVRLRVEIWQHPWIYKSNKSYQLVQSMYAIAWGGLFGTGLGLGYPQFVPVSESDFIFSAVCEEMGALMGYAIMILYFLLFYRCMRAAVRAEDNFSRLLAVGYSAMIGSEVIIIVGGVTGMIPLTGITLPLISAGGSSMIMIFVALGILQKISEGGR, from the coding sequence ATGAATAGTAGTTTGAAGGACGAAAAAAAACTTTTAAGATATACTTATTTCTTCTGTTTAATATGTTTTCTTAATATATCATTGCTTAAAGATCCATTTGATGTAGGCTCATTAGTGATGTTTGGTGTAATATGTTTTTTGATGGGATATTCGCATTTTATACTAAGAAAGTTTTTCCCTGATGGAGATAAGTATTTACTGATATTTGCATGTATTCTTTCCTCCATAGGTATTGTAATATTGTATAGACTAAATCCAACTTATGCAGTTAAGCAAATAGTATGGTTTATTGCAGGTATTGCTGTTTTTATATTAATTGTTGTGCTTTTACCAGAACTTAAAAAGTATGATAAGTATAAATATGTATACATGGTAATATGTCTTATATTTATGGCTATGGCTACTTTTAAGGGAACAGAAAAAAATGGTTCTAGAAACTGGGTATACATAGGTTCGTTAGGATTTCAACCATCGGAATTTGGTAAGATATTTTTTGTAGCATATCTTGCAGCAGCACTAAAGAAATATAAAAATTTTAAACAGCTTATAGAGCCAGCTTTTGTAGTAATGGTTTCGTTAGGTTTTATGGTGCTTCAAAACGATTTAGGTTCGGCACTATTATTCTTTGTAATATCAATTACTATGCTTTATATAGCAACAGGTAAGAAGAAATATATAGTTGTATGCTTTATTTTATTTGCAATAGGAGCAGTTATAAGCTATAAGCTTTTTGCACATGTTAGACTTAGAGTTGAAATATGGCAACATCCGTGGATATATAAAAGTAATAAAAGCTATCAATTAGTGCAATCCATGTATGCTATAGCCTGGGGAGGATTGTTTGGAACAGGACTTGGACTTGGATATCCTCAATTTGTACCAGTTTCTGAATCGGATTTTATATTCTCAGCTGTATGCGAAGAAATGGGAGCACTTATGGGATACGCCATAATGATTTTGTACTTTTTACTTTTCTACAGATGTATGAGAGCGGCAGTTAGAGCAGAGGATAATTTCTCTAGACTCCTTGCTGTTGGATATAGTGCTATGATAGGTTCAGAGGTAATAATAATAGTTGGAGGAGTTACAGGAATGATTCCGCTTACAGGAATTACGCTCCCACTTATAAGTGCAGGAGGAAGTTCAATGATAATGATATTTGTTGCGCTTGGTATTTTGCAAAAGATATCGGAGGGTGGAAGATAA
- a CDS encoding FHA domain-containing protein has translation MSTILKFVIIAIVYLIIFTAFKIMYKDMKNGDKRPTSSRKRKTFGLEVVDSGMNESIRNGSVVPVSREITIGRKDDNSIMLNEGYVSGHHARVYLRNNQYILEDLNSTNGTVLNGQKIKSKAYIKAGDEIKIGSSVFKVIG, from the coding sequence ATGAGTACAATTTTAAAGTTTGTAATAATAGCTATTGTATATTTAATAATATTCACTGCTTTTAAAATAATGTATAAGGATATGAAAAATGGAGATAAAAGACCTACAAGTAGTAGGAAAAGAAAGACCTTTGGACTTGAAGTAGTGGATTCAGGAATGAATGAATCAATAAGAAATGGTTCGGTTGTTCCGGTGAGTCGTGAAATAACAATAGGAAGAAAAGATGATAATTCCATTATGCTTAATGAAGGCTATGTTTCCGGTCATCATGCTAGGGTTTATCTTAGAAATAATCAGTATATTCTTGAAGACCTAAATAGTACTAACGGTACAGTGCTTAATGGGCAAAAAATAAAAAGTAAAGCATATATAAAAGCCGGTGATGAGATAAAAATCGGAAGCAGTGTTTTTAAGGTAATAGGATAG